The stretch of DNA AGCAGATTTTCATCGGTAGGAAGTTTCAAGTCATCTTTTGTGTTTCCATTTTCAGTCAGAAGGGAAACCTACATCAAAAGATAAGGAAGCCAACCCGCTCAAGCATTTCAACATTAGATAAATACCAACTAAGCCTAATCTGAAAATAATGTGAGATGTAAACTATGTGTTTCGCTTGATATGCCGTACACATAGATATACGATGTTTCCCATTTTGGCTCATCAAACAACCAGATTTGGAATTAAGCTCTAGAAAATTAGTCACAAAAATTACTGAGaacaggagttacatttgaaggatatttctcaTTCAAAATGGATGTACTTTATAAAATTAGAAAAGGATATAGTAGATGATATCAGCAGTATTACTATCAGAAAcacattaataaaatataaaataaatttgcatGACCTGAactaaaacaaaatataaaaaagcAAAAATATAAATTACCATGGGAATGAGAAAGCAATAAATAAAaagcagaaaaaaaaaagaaatatatagTAACCAAACTGACAGTAGAATGCTAGGCTCGGATACCGACAAGAAACTTTGATAGCGGGATAAGGTTCAAAAAGGCATAATTGAAAATACTCGACAAATGTCTTGAACAATTGTAAACATCCAGTTTGCATCACCCACATCTTTTCAGTGCCACAAAGTGACACTTTGCATGCCCATGCTTGCCAGTTTTTGAAGTCGAGACCTCCACGACCTAATCAAACATGATGGGGACAAAATTATCACATTCAAACATCAAGGTTTTCTGggagaaattaagaaaaaggtAAGGGCAAGTAAACTAAATTCTTAAGAAAATTATAAGAAAGATTTAGGATACAACATCCATTAGAATTTGTAGTTACCTTGACAGTGGAATAAATATTACTATTTATATTACATTCTTTGATTAAGAAACATCAAGATAACAGTTCTGATGCTTGCTATCCACTATTTGGATTTCAACGTTGGTTGGATGAATATGACAGAAAAATCCAATAATATTTCTTATATCAACTTATTGTTTTTCGTTTTCCATATTATCAATATATGCCAACACAAACCGAGGGAAGAGTTCACCTGATATGGTGATGCTATTTCTTGCCACGAAGACAAGGTCATGTGCCATCATGATCGAAGAAGAGTTAATTATTAATATGCTAGGAGAAGACGCATTGTGTTGATGGAAATtggaataaattaaaaaattaactaAATACATTTGAACAAACTCCATAAGAACTATATATCATGCATTATTGCATCTTGGAAGACACCATGTCTACAAACATTTGattgacaaaaaaaatttatatgcatCCAGGAACAAAAAAATATCTACAGCTTGACATGAATGAGAATCTTGTTAGAAAGCATTATGCAGAAGTCCATACTATTACTCTACATTTCATTTTATTAAAAAGGAGCATAAGATCATTTCCATGTAATTCCAGCCAGCATAcagaacaattttttttttttttttgagattttataaTAGTTAGAGACATATAGCGGTAATGCTGATTGTCGAAACTTTTCTGCTTACATATTACCATAAGCAAGAGGAACTTTAATGCGTCTTGCGAAAGTCTAAGCCCATGGTATGTGTTCTAGCAGACACTCACAAAATAAAGGTAAAACAAAACAtcaggaaaaaaaattcaagcaaCAAAAGTATGAAGCTGAGTCTAAACATATTGAAGAAGGCATTCCAAGTAATTGGATTTACATATAAAAGGAAGCCTCACAGAAAAGGAAATAAAACATTAGATAATGGATATGGATCCGTGGTTTATAAATCCTTAATCTGTTACGTTCTGACCATGCATCATGAATTCACTAttcttttccaattttttcCCCAACCGATTATCCAATAACAAATACATCAATGTTGAATTGTTCCTTGTGAACTTCAATGATTTTTGACATCAGGTTACACAAAACGTTAGCTAAGATGAACTTAAACAAATAAAGTATGAAACTTGTCAGTTCCAAAATCTACGAAGAATTTATATCAAGATTTCAACTTTTCAGCAAAATATCAATCATTATcgactcaaaaaaaaaaaaaaaaacgaacacGAAATTTGGAAAAAGAACGGAACGAACATACATAACAACAAAATTAACCTAGAGGAGGAGAAAGGAGAAAACAAGAAGAAAGGAGAAAACAGCCCGATACACGTCCTGGATTGAGAATCGAACAACCCATCAAGATCTGGAGAAACAAACAAAGACCCAGAACCAAATTCGACAAAATGATCGAATCTACGACGAAAATTgagagagaaaaataaaaacCTTACAAGGCCTGGCTTTGATGACTATATAGCCGTTCTTACGTATGGTTCCGGCTTGCTGAGGGTAAGTCTTGGAGGCACCAGCGTCCGCCTTCGACTCGAAGTGATGCTCCTCGTCCGACATCTCTGTCTTTCTTTATGCAGGCTTGACTGATCTTGCTTCAACAAAGAGCTTCAGGGCTTATTCTTTCTTTGGTTGTGTGCGTATGCCCGCGCATATATATTGATCTATGGCTAATACTGgaacgttttttttttttcaatttatttatttatttatggaaGAAGACGAaggaaattaattattatttaaaaaaataataacaattaatCATCAACAAATCCCTGAGTGAAAATTTTATCACGTGTAATAAAGAATATCGTATTATAATATACAACTACTCTATctcatcaatatttcaaaaaatttaaacttctaAATTATCgtctaaaaatatattatatatatacacacacacacaccgggTGTCAAGATAtattaaaatttcatttttattatttttatgaatatttatatagtttttcaaaataatattttgatatttttacgaACGTTTCGATTTTTTAAGTTCAAAGGAGagattattataattaattctcGAAAATATAATTGAGTTATATGGGTCGAGCCTACTCAAATTCGGAGGTCTAAGCTTTAGCCCATATTTACCATTATGGATTCGAACTTTTGGGCTTCAATGAATTGGGTCTTCCACAACCTTAATTCATTATTATGTTTAAACTATTACATGAGATTCATTATGACTGTGTTCAATGAAATCATATATCACGTGTGAATCCCTATATGAAAAttcacatgatatatatatatatataaaagaaaatgactaaaatatttaatttatatatatatatatatatatataaaagaaaatgactaaaatatttaatttatttaaaatggacccaactcattttgatttaaagtttatacatttaaaaaaaaaactcaacaaTTTCGAGAGAGGAATACAAAATCTAAACTggagtaaaaaaaaattgaaacagACAGCTCTAGCAATTATGACGACAGACTACCAATTcaaaatgtttatatttatttaaatagaaAATCTATAAGTATTTAGAAAAAAGCTATAAATTTATTATGGGGAGCCAATCGCACTAAATTAACTCGATCTTTTTTTACAGTGGATTCCTTTAAATTATGCCTAGTGATGAAACAAAAGAAGTAACGTAAGTATTTGGACTTGTATTTCTGGTTGTATGACTCAAGTTACCATCATAATCATGATTTTCACTGagattttcaatatatatatatatatatatatatatattaattatagagtgtgtgtgtgtgtgtgtgtgtgtgtgtgagcgTGCTTAAAGAAGCAGACAATTTTTTCTTCATAATTTAAGTCAAAAGAATCCAATTACATGCTTGATTACCAAACAAATGAAGAAATTTAAACTATATAGAACATAACGTGTCCATACAAGGTATCGTGATCACCGCATTTTGTCAGAGCAAAGTCTCGTTTTGaaaagttattatttttataattataaaactATATTggcttaataattaatattaaaaaaaatactacgTGAGTCCTTATATTTTCTCTTGTACGTCCAATAATTGCTATTAATTAGTGTTATAAATGGATTTGTGTATGTTAATTCCACGCAGGCATTTGGATCCTTACTCTTAAGTGGTGGTTGGCATGGTCATGgagtttgaaaataataatgtCATGCATGTTATGGGAAGAATTTTTTAGtcttaaaaattgaaaaataatgcAGCTTGCTTGCATTGGTGGTTAGCTAGAAAAAAGAAATAAACGACAATTAAACTTGAGGTACGGCTAATATTAAGCGTAATCATCATTAATTAGTTTTCTTAAACCAGAGTATTAATTACGTTCCACTGTGAAGTTAAAATTTGATATcatctctttttctttcttcttcttttttttcgtTTTTAAAATTAGCGgggaattgttttttttttttttaatttttttatatgatcCGGAATGGTCAAGATTCCATTGGACCACAAATAGCTCTTTTTCTTGGAATAGATGCTATTTTATACATCTTCTCATTTCTTCCTCGTGACTCTTGAGTCGCACCTAATTTACGTTAAATATTTGATCTTATATTAGGGTTATCTATAACATATATGGCTATATTACATTAGAGTTAACACTCGGTGTGTAACTGTAACATGTATGATcggatttatatattttttttagaaacaaGATTATCGAACTTGAaatcacataaaaaaaaaacaaaaagattttaATGTCGATACGTCACACGAGCTACAAATAATCGACGTTTGAATTCATAGATTTCACTTGTGTGGTAAACATCGCACTATTGCCACAAATGAAACAATGTACACTTACATTCAAACGATCCTTTTTTCATCATATTTGTTTTGAACTACTCatcttttttattatcaaaacATATCCTTAGAATTACTTATTCACGAACATTGTGTGTGTTGTTTTCTAGTCTCGATTTATTGAAATACAAAGAATATgacaatttttttcttaattcttcCAATGCACTTGTGTTATATTACCGGATTAATCAAACAGTTGAGCTGTGTGTGAGACAGCAAAATCACTGTTTCAGACAAATTCATTGAATTCTTGCATGAGGATTGTGATCTTAATATCATCTAGTGTTAACTACTAACCATTTTCAGCCACTAATAACAGCATGGAAAGGGAGAAAAATATCCATGTATGAAGAAAATCCAGGCTGCTATACAATCTTTCAAGGCAAAATAATTAAGCTCATGAGTGACAtaaaaatatcccaaaaatataaaaggCTAAAAACTGAGTATTTTTCAATTcaatttctctcatttttctgtGATCGGTTCGAGATCCTTCAGTAGTCCGACTACCTGTTGCATGGTAGGACGCTTTGAAGGAACTTCAGCTGTGCAAAGATAACCAATCTTGAAGGCTTCTACCAGTTGCTCGTCTGATCCGGTTCCACGAATTTTCAGATCGATCGCCCGCGATTCCTGTTTCCCTTTAACTAATCCTCTTACCCAACTAACCAAGTTTGCTTCCTTTTCATCTGGATAAAGATCCCCAACAGGCTTTTTCCCTGTTATCAGCTCGAAAAGAATAACCCCGAATCCGTATACATCAGATTTTGGTGTCGGGGCCTTTGGAGAGTCGGTTTCTTGCTGAAATAACTCAGGTGGCGCATATCCTGGTGATCCACGCGCAATCTCATCCTCAAGCCCATTCCCAAAAATCTTAGCCAGTCCAAAATCCGACAATCTCGGCTCTAAGCCAGAGTCGAGATAAACGCTGCTAGCTTTGACGTCTCTGTGAATAATAGGAGGAAAGCAGCCATGATGAAGATATGCCAGTGCACGTGCCGTGCCAAGTGCTATCTTGTGCCTGAATCTCCAAGTCGTTAGCGACCCTTCAGACCCAACATTTTGTATCCCGTTATTTCCATCTTCCCATGTGTCGGTGCTCCAATCTTCTGTTGTTTGAACACCGAGTGGCAAATCGTATAGCAGGTTTTGCAGGTTTCCATTCTCCATGTAATCATATATAGCAATTCTTTGATCCCCAGCCAGGCAATAGCCAGTTAATGGAACAAGATTTGGATGTTTAATTCGACCAAGATACTCGAGTTCCCTTGCTGCTTCTTGGTCTGTCATGGTGGATCCATGGACCAAGACTTTAACAGCAACATAAAAGCCTCCGGGTAAAACTCCGCCATAGACGGGCCCAAACCTCCCTTCAGCCAACAATGTATCCCGGTCAAACTGAGAAGTTGCAGACAAGAGGTCTGCAAATGTGAAATTAAGCAATGGCTTCTCGAAAATCACAACCGGCACGGTTGTTGCTTGCTTAACATCAGCTACCCACGTGGTTGAATCTGTCTGGAATGAAaagggtccagagattgtttgTTCTTCCTTCAAAGAACTCTGTTTCACGCCCTGGATTCTAGATTTTCTTCGGTATCCGAAGGCTAAAAAGAGTAACGTCACAAGTAAACAAATCATTGAGAGGGTCAAAGCCAAGGCGAGCTTTAGTCCCCTATGCTTTGGAGATTCTTTTTTAAATAAGGCTGGATTTGCGGCGATTGGACAGCTGTTCACAGACCCAATAAAAGATGCGCGAAAAGTTTCGGGGGAAATTTGTGATGCACAAAAACTTAGGTTGTTATAAGAGAAATTAAATCTCTCCATATTCTGGAGTTCTTCTAACAGCATCAAGGGGATGTCTCCTGTCAGATTGTTGTAAGAAAGGTCGAGAACTTCAAGGTTCTTGATAACTAGTGGAGGAATACCATCAGTAAGATGGTTTTTCGAGAGATCGAGTATCTTCAAACTATTCTTACGTGAGATGTTGCTTGGAATTTGACCGATCAAGTTAGTTCCAGACAAATTCAAATACTCTAAATTGGTGAGATCATCAACTTTCAATAATTGTTGTTCGGCGAACCTATTATGTGCGAGATTAAGGTGTCTGAGATTCTGAGAATTTCTCAAATCAGTAAACTCTCCACTGAATTGATTCTCTGACAAATCCAAATACTGCAAATTTGCCCAATTGAACATGGATCTAAAGCTAACCTGATCAATGTGGCCTTGAAACTGGTTTTTGCTCAAATCAATGACCTCCAGCGGACCTTCAAATATACCAACAACAGAACCCTTAAACATGTTGCTCGAAATATTCAGATATCTTATCATTTTCATCCCTATAAAATCGGAATCCCGACCCAAAATTTCGTTTTCAGCCAGGTTCAGGAATCTCAAGTCCGGGAATGCACCTCCAAAACCAGTAGGAAGAGAGCCACGAAGCTTGTTTGCAGATAGATCAATGGAAACCAATAACCGGCATTGCAAAATGCCCAACGGTATTGTTGATTCAAACCCATTGCCACTGAGATTCAGAACTTGCAAATTCCTGAGGGAGCTGATTGCTTCAGGTATACTCCCAGATAAATGGTTGAGAGAAAGGTCCAAACTTTGAAGTTGTCCAAAATTGCCTATGTTACTTGGAAGCCTCCCAGATATTTGGTTGAATGAGAGATTAAGATTCTTGAGTGTACCCAGACTCCAAAAATCAGAAGGCAGAGCAGTAATATTGTTATTGCTAAGATCCAAAGTTCCAAGATTTGTCAATTTTCCTATGGTGGAATCAGGAATTACACCAAATAGCCCCAAACCAGGCAATTCCAACTTAACAACACTTTCACCTTTGGCATCACAAGAAATACCTTCCGATGAACAAATCGAACCCGAAAAGCCGAGATCTTTAGACACATTTAAGCCCATTTTTTGCAAGAATTCAAAGACAAAGGACTCATCTGTATTAAGTTTTTGGCAAACCAAAGGCCTAAAGAACAGTGTTAAAACCAAAAAAGAACCAAACATTCCCAAACCCATCTTTTTTTTTCTCCGCTGTTCACTTAATCACGAATTGATTAAGACAGACACAACAAGCATTAATTGCCAAACCACCCCAACCGCCCACAGAATCTTTTCTTCAAACCTTCAATATCAGACTAAAGCACCATCAATGTATTACAACCTCCTGCAACAGAAAAAACCCATAAACACCACCACTACAGACCTCCCAAATAGCAATTCGAGGTTCCAAGAAACTACGAAGAAAACTGTAAAAATTTTCAGACCCCAAGGAATTCGAAGGGATTAAAGCATATGGAAGCAATCTTACACAACGCACATGTATTTCCACAGAAAGATCAAACCTTTTGGGGTCTGATATACTGAATACCAGAGAATGAATACAGGGGAGGCTTAGCTATCAACCTGTCCATACCTGTGCAGATCCTAATGGAGCCAAGAAATAAAACAGCCGAAGAAATAAGTTGCCGTCTCTTTGACAAAACGAACATGCAATAGCTCAAATTTTCCACAAACAAGTAGTTTTTAAATGAAAGAAAACGGTGGGGAGGATGTTTGTTTATTATTTGTGTAGTAAGGAGAATAAATTGACAGTTCAGAGTAGAAAGAAAGATGTTTGGGGCTCATAAATAGCAAAGATATTTGAAGTTAGAAAATGTCATATGGAGTTGGTGAATAATAACAGTGTGTTGGTTGTGGAATAATTATGCTTTATGGAGCGGTGTGTGTGCGATCTCATCATTTGCCTTACTCTTTCAATATTTTtgccaaaaacaaaaaaaaaaaaaaatagttcgaatttccacaatttttcatgaatatggGAAAGTTAAGGTCTCTTGATTTTAAGTCTTGTCTTGGGGAAGGCAGATGAAGATTCAGATCACTTTCAGCACGAATTCGACTCAAATCAAGCATAtgtaaaactttaaaattttaagtctTGTGAAAGATGTCACAGATCTTCATATATTATTTGTACATTTTacataagtaataattttaaatgtttttaaaatattttattttctattatGGTCATTATGGATTCTTAATAAGGAAGTCATGAAAAAAGAGCAATTTGTGGGATTTATTGTTtcaattttgtttattttgattAATCATTGCTAATAAGCTCATCACTCATCTGTAAGTCTGATTTGGGGTAGATTTTGCACCAAAATAGTTTTTTTATGCctcaaacacaatatttatttccaactcttgtatttaaaaattaaatttagaatgaatattcttattattttaattacaaaaatattttatttgatcatatattatatttttaaaagtattaATATATTTACGCCTTAACTTAATGTTTAAGTAATTCATATAATTagctcaatttattataaataatcaacTTAATTTAGTCAATTACGATATATTCTTTTAACTCAATGTCATGGTACTATGGATAGACATAATTAGGATACtcaaaaagaaataattttaattaaataattacttaaagtacttttaaaataattcagttAATCAAAATTCTAGCACAGGTGGCGGAGTCAGCTGAAAGAGTGGTAAATTCGGTTCGTTCGATCCTATCTGTGGGGCACTGATTCCACAGGATTTAGATGGTCCAAATTTAGTTACATttgtgatttaaaaaaaaatagtggaTTCCATGTATTTGTGGCTAAATCTGAACCATAAATCTACACATAAGAGCACTGCCCCACGTGTAGGTTGAAATATTCCGGTGAATTCTGACAAGCAAAAGCCACGaagaaaaagtaaataaaaagtTGACCTTCATTCCAAACTTGCTTTCTTTGACTTCTCTTTATTAAACTAAGAAATTTGTCAAATAAGTTTTTTCTCCTCAAAAAACCAAtaattcatatatttttatggatttttcTGCATTACACAATATTAATCCCGTCGTTAAATTTTAGTCTTTGAATCATCGATTCATGATATCATTTTTTAGTTGTATTTTATAAAgatcaattatatatatatatatatatatatatatatacacacacacacacacacacatatatacaccCTTCACATCCTTTGGTGTTGTACTTTAATGTtaatatttaattgtttttagctatctaatcataaaatcatttgcTTAGTTATTTATATTTCATATCATAATGAGCTTACGACTTTTTTCCTCATTGATTTGGGTGTGTAGAAATTTTGACCAATAGGTCTCAGTTTCATATTTGGGACTTAAAACAACCGATCATTATATTCggaaaactattattattactattatttgaaaaggaTGTGGATGTATAAAATTGAACAtcttttcattaaattaataccCACAATTTGATTGTgatattttatacccaaaacaACCAATCGCTTTATctgaaaattattatatatataggaAAAAAAACAAGACTAAACATcctttttttatgttaaaaaatacTAACAATTTAATTGTGATTTAAAAATGAAGTCCATATTATTCGAGGGAGTCTAAAAATATGGGCTTATTTTTCGTTTTAAAAATTTAAGCCCGTAGTTTTTTAAATGAATATGGGCTTAATTGTCCATATTTTTCATTGGATCTCGTTCCATAGCCGAAAAGAATCAGAAGAGAAGAAAACAAACACGTGTTTACGTACTCGAAAGGTGAATCTGGAAGTGGAAGGCTGCTGGATCCCGACTTCAGCCGGCCGGATGGTGACGCGGCTGTGTTTCATCGGAGAATCGACGCTGGGAGCCGTTCGAATTCGATGGTTTTGACTGTAATCAGTCGTGGTAATGGGTTGAAGCTAATGACATTGAATCTATACCTTGGCACTCATAAGATGGAACATGCGTGATGCGTCGGCCGGGGAACAACCGTGAAAGGTCAGAGCTAAGCTTCGGGTTTATATTTGCAGAATCGTAAAATTCTTTCACGGGCACTCTGCGCACATGTTGATACTTGAATAGGTCTGACGTTAAGCCGAACTTGTGTTTACTATATGAAAAGTGGCACAATAATTAGATCTATGAATTCGGACACCGACCCCGGCCCACCTTGGCCGGCATCAAATGGGGTGTGATGGCCTTTGCTATCTTGGCGGGTTGGGAAAACCCGAACCTATTCCAATTTATCATGGGTTATGGATTAGATGGGTCAacttacaaaaataaataaaaaaaaaaaataggaaaaaacgATCAGTTATGAACAATTCTAAATAATATCcatatttaaaaattcattAACCATATATAAATcgttataaataatatattttttaaaattattaattatacaAAAACTAGTATaaatcatattaatattttaaaatgtattaatcatatat from Primulina tabacum isolate GXHZ01 chromosome 3, ASM2559414v2, whole genome shotgun sequence encodes:
- the LOC142540054 gene encoding putative LRR receptor-like serine/threonine-protein kinase At2g24230, with amino-acid sequence MGLGMFGSFLVLTLFFRPLVCQKLNTDESFVFEFLQKMGLNVSKDLGFSGSICSSEGISCDAKGESVVKLELPGLGLFGVIPDSTIGKLTNLGTLDLSNNNITALPSDFWSLGTLKNLNLSFNQISGRLPSNIGNFGQLQSLDLSLNHLSGSIPEAISSLRNLQVLNLSGNGFESTIPLGILQCRLLVSIDLSANKLRGSLPTGFGGAFPDLRFLNLAENEILGRDSDFIGMKMIRYLNISSNMFKGSVVGIFEGPLEVIDLSKNQFQGHIDQVSFRSMFNWANLQYLDLSENQFSGEFTDLRNSQNLRHLNLAHNRFAEQQLLKVDDLTNLEYLNLSGTNLIGQIPSNISRKNSLKILDLSKNHLTDGIPPLVIKNLEVLDLSYNNLTGDIPLMLLEELQNMERFNFSYNNLSFCASQISPETFRASFIGSVNSCPIAANPALFKKESPKHRGLKLALALTLSMICLLVTLLFLAFGYRRKSRIQGVKQSSLKEEQTISGPFSFQTDSTTWVADVKQATTVPVVIFEKPLLNFTFADLLSATSQFDRDTLLAEGRFGPVYGGVLPGGFYVAVKVLVHGSTMTDQEAARELEYLGRIKHPNLVPLTGYCLAGDQRIAIYDYMENGNLQNLLYDLPLGVQTTEDWSTDTWEDGNNGIQNVGSEGSLTTWRFRHKIALGTARALAYLHHGCFPPIIHRDVKASSVYLDSGLEPRLSDFGLAKIFGNGLEDEIARGSPGYAPPELFQQETDSPKAPTPKSDVYGFGVILFELITGKKPVGDLYPDEKEANLVSWVRGLVKGKQESRAIDLKIRGTGSDEQLVEAFKIGYLCTAEVPSKRPTMQQVVGLLKDLEPITEK